A portion of the Gracilinanus agilis isolate LMUSP501 unplaced genomic scaffold, AgileGrace unplaced_scaffold12624, whole genome shotgun sequence genome contains these proteins:
- the LOC123254004 gene encoding transmembrane emp24 domain-containing protein 2-like, whose amino-acid sequence MAAPCTLCVSLLVLMTMLLQLRIALAFYIQIDAHGEECFFEEGKMGTRMALSFEVIQGGFLDIDVDITGPYNNALYQQAREMSGRYAFVVSQDGSYKFCFSNHKSSLMPKTVMFTIDTSQPMDTYHSRLEKDSPHIQLEETIKQLAQTIKAVKQEQEHMEVREKIYRAINEATNRRVVVWIFFEAAILLIMTLCQIYYLRNFFLVRRMA is encoded by the coding sequence ATGGCGGCTCCATGCACCCTGTGCGTGAGCCTGCTGGTACTGATGACCATGCTGCTCCAACTCCGCATCGCCTTGGCCTTCTACATCCAAATCGATGCCCATGGGGAGGAGTGTTTCTTTGAGGAAGGCAAAATGGGAACCAGAATGGCCCTCAGCTTTGAGGTGATACAGGGTGGCTTCCTGGACATAGATGTGGACATCACCGGCCCTTACAACAACGCCCTCTACCAACAAGCCAGGGAGATGAGTGGTCGCTATGCCTTTGTCGTCTCTCAGGATGGCTCCTACAAATTCTGCTTCAGCAACCACAAATCCAGCTTGATGCCCAAGACGGTCATGTTCACAATTGATACCAGCCAGCCCATGGATACCTACCACTCCCGGTTGGAGAAGGACAGTCCTCACATTCAGCTGGAGGAGACAATCAAGCAGCTGGCCCAAACAATCAAGGCAGTCAAACAGGAGCAGGAGCATATGGAGGTCCGGGAGAAGATCTACCGGGCCATCAACGAGGCCACCAACCGGAGGGTGGTCGTGTGGATCTTCTTCGAGGCTGCCATCCTGCTAATCATGACCTTGTGCCAGATCTACTACCTAAGGAACTTTTTCTTAGTCCGAAGGATGGCGTAA